A window from Candidatus Nitrospira neomarina encodes these proteins:
- the xth gene encoding exodeoxyribonuclease III has protein sequence MKIATWNVNSIKVRIPHLMEWVKQANPDIVLLQELKTTEDQFPRMAIEELGYNMAIVGQKTYNGVAILSKAPIEIEHTALPGAPSDEQARYVEAVVGNVRVASIYLPNGNPLGTEKFSYKLAWLDRLITHAQLLLALEEAVVLGGDFNVCPTDHDVYNPMGFADDALCRPESRARFRALCHLGYTDALRALHPELGLYTYWDYQAGRWNRDEGLRIDHLLLSPQAADRLVAADVDRGPRGMDKPSDHTPVWCELS, from the coding sequence CACTTGATGGAATGGGTCAAACAAGCCAACCCGGACATTGTCCTGCTGCAAGAACTCAAAACCACAGAGGACCAGTTCCCCAGAATGGCGATTGAGGAACTGGGCTATAATATGGCCATAGTTGGACAAAAAACCTACAACGGAGTCGCCATTCTCTCCAAAGCCCCGATCGAGATCGAACACACCGCACTGCCTGGCGCCCCTTCCGACGAACAAGCCCGCTACGTGGAAGCGGTGGTGGGGAACGTTCGAGTAGCTTCAATTTATTTACCCAATGGAAATCCACTGGGGACAGAAAAATTTTCATATAAGCTCGCCTGGTTAGATCGCCTGATCACGCATGCGCAATTGCTTTTAGCCCTGGAAGAAGCCGTGGTATTAGGGGGAGACTTTAACGTCTGTCCCACCGACCATGACGTCTATAATCCAATGGGATTTGCCGACGACGCCCTCTGTCGTCCTGAGTCACGTGCCCGTTTTCGGGCCCTCTGCCATCTCGGGTACACCGATGCCCTTCGAGCCCTGCACCCCGAATTGGGGCTCTACACCTATTGGGATTACCAGGCCGGCCGATGGAATCGGGACGAAGGGCTTCGCATCGACCACCTCCTGCTCTCTCCACAAGCGGCAGACCGGTTAGTCGCTGCAGATGTTGATCGGGGACCGCGCGGAATGGACAAACCTTCCGATCACACCCCCGTCTGGTGTGAACTGTCATAG
- the msrB gene encoding peptide-methionine (R)-S-oxide reductase MsrB, which yields MKIGMALGFGVLAKTLGVALAAPSTPTGGSDITKITKTDEEWKALLTPMQYRVLRHEDTEPPFTNEYHQSKAKGIYQCAGCDLALFSSDTKFDSGTGWPSFWQPISEKVVETRTDWKLIYPRTEVHCAQCGGHQGHIFDDGPPPTGLRYCINSAALNFVPA from the coding sequence ATGAAAATCGGCATGGCATTAGGGTTCGGCGTTCTCGCCAAAACTCTCGGCGTGGCATTGGCCGCTCCCTCGACCCCAACCGGGGGGTCGGATATCACCAAAATCACGAAAACGGATGAAGAGTGGAAGGCGCTGTTAACCCCCATGCAATACCGTGTCTTGCGGCATGAAGACACCGAGCCACCCTTTACCAATGAATATCATCAAAGTAAAGCCAAAGGTATTTACCAATGCGCAGGATGTGATCTGGCGCTCTTTTCTTCCGACACAAAATTCGACAGTGGGACGGGATGGCCCAGCTTTTGGCAACCGATTTCGGAAAAAGTGGTCGAAACCCGCACCGATTGGAAATTGATTTATCCACGAACCGAAGTCCATTGCGCCCAATGTGGTGGCCACCAGGGACACATATTTGACGACGGCCCACCGCCGACGGGATTACGCTATTGCATTAATTCTGCGGCGTTGAATTTTGTTCCGGCGTAG
- a CDS encoding class I SAM-dependent methyltransferase codes for MKRGWYARRVFPRLVHWSMGQAGFVPFRQALVAKASGMVLEIGFGSGANFSYYSSQIHSLTAIDPNPGMIPLARSLQAEAVIPVHLALALAEALPFPSACFDTVVSTMTLCSVPQLSKALQELHRVVRPGGQLLFLEHGQSPDRWVRRWQDGLTPAWKHLGDGCHLNRPMIQMIQAQGWTVSALENFYLPGVPKPFAYFSQGMAVKA; via the coding sequence ATGAAACGCGGGTGGTATGCACGACGAGTGTTTCCGAGGCTGGTCCATTGGAGTATGGGGCAAGCGGGTTTTGTCCCCTTTCGGCAGGCGTTGGTTGCAAAGGCGTCAGGGATGGTTTTGGAAATCGGGTTTGGGTCCGGCGCCAATTTTTCTTACTATTCTTCCCAGATCCATTCCTTGACGGCGATTGATCCCAACCCCGGGATGATCCCGTTGGCCCGCTCGCTTCAGGCTGAGGCGGTGATTCCCGTTCATCTTGCCCTGGCCCTGGCTGAAGCGCTCCCCTTTCCCTCAGCCTGCTTTGATACGGTTGTGAGCACCATGACCTTATGCAGCGTTCCTCAACTTTCGAAGGCCCTGCAGGAATTGCATCGGGTTGTGAGACCTGGAGGACAATTGTTGTTTTTAGAGCATGGACAAAGTCCGGATCGTTGGGTTCGCCGGTGGCAGGATGGTCTTACGCCGGCATGGAAACATCTTGGCGATGGCTGTCATTTAAACCGTCCAATGATTCAGATGATTCAGGCGCAGGGTTGGACAGTTTCCGCACTCGAAAACTTTTATCTTCCCGGCGTTCCGAAGCCTTTCGCCTATTTTTCTCAGGGGATGGCGGTAAAGGCCTGA
- a CDS encoding tetratricopeptide repeat protein: MAKFLLMVNRGVPAYLTVWAVMLGFFLSLGLFFVYPSSAEVTDASQADSSTIHDSAEAHLQLGIDFFLTNELDVAIDEFRETARQRPGYADAYHNLGVALAKTGDLKGAIAAWSQAERLDFHTASLRYHLSALVSYNYGISLVRDGRLAQALAQWRAVLRLQPDFFEAHYALGLGYLAAGDPVQAVAHFQATIHDATHWAHAYEALGLAYYASHENTLAEQAWRRALALEPELPKVYANLGLLRLQEGNYHEAIGHSRKALVLQPDLVAAHYNIGVALFAKGDESASVPSLERAISLDPRLTSARLLLGVVWSRQGNWAQAASLWREALRRDPFAKDGVWLHYNLGVAMAAMGLVDEAAVEFDVVTGQRPEWAPGWSQLGSALLATRQWERAVVALQSASRLQPAWAHLHFAIGKAQAEAGNLSQAVAAFQRAVEVEPQFVDAWFHLGVVLRAQNRTGEAVEPLRLAAEGGSGEAQSLLASMYANGSGVDRNIPLAMLWWFRSSRATMADSLTQTAREQLSQFRRGLHRHLFSPGDRQEVLTGFGLIREDLHRLAPPHPMSNQVANDEGSWDHLTPNEPVVAWVIDQALAGDQSAQHTLHAWYVNGERGRLVPADPQIRNYFLQTAKEGDPFSCQVVRAVAPESSERFSADWQLAANGCPDQTVMPGL, translated from the coding sequence ATGGCTAAATTTTTACTGATGGTAAATCGAGGGGTACCTGCCTACTTGACGGTCTGGGCGGTGATGTTGGGATTTTTCCTCTCGCTGGGGCTTTTTTTCGTTTACCCCTCCTCTGCAGAGGTGACTGATGCCTCCCAAGCGGATTCATCCACCATTCATGATTCCGCGGAAGCGCATCTTCAGTTAGGGATTGATTTTTTTCTCACGAATGAACTGGATGTGGCCATTGATGAGTTTCGGGAGACTGCTCGTCAACGGCCTGGCTATGCCGATGCCTATCATAATCTTGGGGTAGCCCTGGCCAAAACGGGGGATTTAAAAGGGGCCATTGCGGCCTGGTCGCAAGCGGAACGGTTGGATTTTCACACGGCCTCCTTGCGGTATCACCTGTCAGCCCTGGTTTCGTATAACTATGGTATCTCTCTGGTGCGAGATGGTCGCCTTGCGCAGGCCCTGGCGCAATGGCGGGCGGTCCTTCGCCTTCAGCCTGATTTTTTTGAAGCCCATTATGCGTTGGGATTGGGGTATTTGGCTGCAGGAGATCCTGTGCAAGCTGTGGCCCATTTTCAAGCGACGATTCATGACGCAACTCATTGGGCGCATGCCTATGAAGCCTTGGGGTTGGCCTATTATGCATCACATGAAAATACTCTGGCCGAACAGGCCTGGAGGCGTGCCCTGGCGTTGGAGCCCGAACTCCCCAAGGTCTATGCCAATTTGGGATTACTCCGTTTGCAAGAGGGGAATTATCACGAGGCGATCGGACATTCCCGGAAGGCGTTAGTACTTCAACCTGACCTTGTAGCCGCGCATTACAATATCGGTGTGGCGTTGTTTGCGAAAGGAGACGAATCAGCCAGTGTTCCTTCACTGGAAAGGGCCATTTCTCTCGATCCCCGATTGACTTCAGCGAGATTGCTGCTTGGTGTTGTCTGGAGTCGTCAGGGAAATTGGGCGCAGGCCGCCTCGCTCTGGCGTGAGGCATTACGCCGGGATCCCTTTGCCAAAGATGGAGTATGGCTCCATTATAATTTGGGAGTCGCCATGGCTGCCATGGGACTTGTCGACGAGGCGGCGGTTGAATTTGATGTGGTAACGGGTCAGCGTCCTGAATGGGCTCCGGGGTGGTCTCAGTTGGGCTCGGCGCTTCTGGCCACCCGACAATGGGAAAGGGCTGTGGTCGCCCTGCAATCCGCTTCTCGATTGCAACCGGCCTGGGCACACCTCCATTTTGCCATTGGAAAAGCTCAGGCTGAAGCGGGGAACTTGTCTCAGGCTGTTGCCGCCTTTCAACGAGCGGTCGAGGTTGAGCCTCAATTTGTCGATGCATGGTTTCATTTGGGGGTCGTGCTTCGTGCTCAGAACCGGACCGGTGAAGCGGTCGAGCCGCTTCGTCTGGCGGCGGAAGGCGGATCGGGCGAAGCCCAAAGCCTGTTGGCTTCGATGTATGCCAATGGCAGTGGTGTGGATCGCAACATCCCCTTGGCGATGTTATGGTGGTTTCGGAGTAGTCGGGCCACGATGGCCGATTCGCTCACCCAGACCGCCAGAGAACAGCTCTCACAATTCCGTCGCGGCCTGCATCGACATCTCTTTTCGCCCGGTGACCGGCAGGAGGTGTTAACCGGCTTTGGTCTCATTCGAGAAGATCTTCACCGGTTGGCTCCTCCCCATCCCATGTCCAATCAGGTGGCCAATGATGAAGGGTCCTGGGACCACCTGACGCCGAATGAACCCGTTGTTGCATGGGTGATCGACCAGGCCTTGGCCGGTGATCAGTCTGCCCAACATACCCTCCATGCCTGGTATGTGAATGGAGAGCGTGGTCGCTTGGTTCCGGCAGATCCTCAGATCCGAAATTATTTTCTGCAAACGGCGAAAGAAGGAGATCCCTTTTCCTGTCAGGTCGTTCGAGCCGTTGCTCCTGAATCGTCTGAACGTTTTTCCGCAGACTGGCAATTGGCGGCAAATGGATGTCCGGACCAGACCGTCATGCCGGGGTTGTAA
- a CDS encoding phosphoglucomutase/phosphomannomutase family protein: MDSIKFGTSGWRAIMAEDFTVRNIRIVCQGIAQFLRQQKLGQQGILIGYDARFLGEHFAKVAAEVMAAHGIPCLICDRDTPTPAISYHVVSRKLSGAMNISASHNSPEWNGIKFTPDWGGPALPETTKAIELRILPLLHGEHIKWLPWERATHDGMVRHFDPQPEYLKALESLVDRDRIRNGRIRVIFDPLYGTSRHYLDEFLRQAGAKMAVLHHWRDPYFGGFRPEPTDETLQDLQETVCREGAHLGLATDGDGGRFGIVDADGTFVQANYILALLLDYLIRSRQWTGGVARSVATTHLIDAVAAHHGLTVHETPVGFKYLGELLAKGEVVFGGEESAGMSIKGHVPEADGILAGALVAEMVAFTGQTIQELLNDLFDRVGATFTTRQDLPMGDHLKTQVKQVFEHPPSEFAGAEVIHANKLDGCKLILPDNSWYLIRLSGTESLVRCYGEAKTPERLEEIMQAGRELLHSPHN, encoded by the coding sequence ATGGACTCCATTAAATTCGGGACTTCAGGGTGGCGGGCCATTATGGCCGAGGACTTTACGGTCCGGAACATCCGTATCGTGTGCCAGGGAATCGCTCAATTTCTCCGTCAACAGAAGCTGGGGCAACAAGGCATCCTTATTGGCTACGACGCACGATTTTTAGGGGAACATTTTGCCAAAGTGGCTGCAGAAGTCATGGCGGCCCATGGGATCCCTTGTCTGATTTGCGACCGGGACACCCCGACCCCGGCTATCTCCTACCACGTGGTCAGTCGCAAATTATCAGGAGCCATGAATATCTCAGCCAGCCACAATTCTCCTGAATGGAACGGGATCAAATTTACGCCGGACTGGGGAGGACCGGCGCTGCCTGAAACCACCAAGGCCATTGAACTGCGCATCCTACCGCTGTTGCATGGAGAACACATCAAATGGCTCCCCTGGGAGCGGGCGACACACGATGGCATGGTGCGGCATTTCGATCCGCAACCCGAATATTTGAAAGCTCTGGAATCGCTGGTGGATCGCGACCGGATCCGGAACGGCCGGATCCGGGTGATTTTTGATCCCCTCTATGGAACCTCCAGGCATTATCTGGATGAATTCCTCCGACAAGCCGGGGCAAAAATGGCCGTCTTACATCATTGGCGAGATCCGTATTTTGGAGGATTTCGACCGGAACCGACCGACGAGACACTTCAGGATCTGCAAGAGACCGTTTGCCGCGAAGGGGCACACCTTGGCCTGGCGACCGACGGAGACGGAGGCCGGTTTGGCATCGTAGATGCCGACGGCACCTTTGTTCAAGCCAACTACATCCTGGCCCTCTTGTTGGATTATCTCATTCGCAGTCGGCAATGGACCGGTGGAGTTGCCCGCTCGGTTGCCACCACCCATCTCATTGATGCCGTGGCAGCACACCATGGACTCACCGTCCACGAAACCCCGGTCGGATTCAAATACCTCGGCGAATTGCTTGCGAAAGGGGAAGTGGTGTTTGGCGGGGAGGAAAGCGCCGGAATGTCCATCAAGGGCCATGTACCGGAAGCAGATGGGATCTTGGCCGGGGCGTTGGTCGCAGAGATGGTGGCCTTTACGGGACAGACCATTCAGGAGTTACTGAATGACCTTTTTGATCGAGTCGGCGCTACGTTCACGACACGACAAGATCTGCCGATGGGCGACCACCTCAAGACACAGGTCAAGCAGGTCTTTGAACATCCACCATCGGAGTTTGCCGGAGCCGAGGTCATCCATGCCAATAAACTGGATGGCTGCAAACTCATCCTGCCGGATAACTCCTGGTATCTCATTCGATTGTCCGGAACCGAATCCCTCGTCCGTTGCTATGGCGAAGCCAAAACCCCTGAACGACTAGAAGAAATTATGCAGGCTGGGCGGGAACTACTGCATTCTCCTCACAATTGA
- a CDS encoding AbrB/MazE/SpoVT family DNA-binding domain-containing protein: MKTTISEKGQVTIPKPLRDRLGLLPGQVLDFREEKGRLVATKAQMSDPVGALFGILKTKQRTDQTMTALRGKPDPK; encoded by the coding sequence ATGAAAACAACCATCTCTGAAAAAGGACAAGTGACGATCCCCAAACCTCTTCGAGACCGTTTAGGTCTTCTTCCCGGACAAGTGTTGGATTTTCGAGAAGAGAAAGGGAGGCTGGTAGCCACAAAAGCTCAAATGTCTGATCCGGTGGGAGCATTGTTTGGCATATTAAAAACCAAGCAACGCACTGATCAAACCATGACGGCATTACGAGGGAAACCTGATCCCAAGTGA
- a CDS encoding sigma 54-interacting transcriptional regulator yields MIRTSMTDRFKTMTLALAFSLASTVLAFSVSSLFPQGERWLTDWQLAHMTPGPVDPSLVMVTVTKSTSPALCGEGRWDLSVLESTLLSLHEAGAAVIVPSIDVSSPIASECGGLAGLVRLAEVTKRVGSVVYPYSVPPALADAATALGTLDVIPDADGVFRGVKSHALSAGSSPHPPIGLVMASLLSGTDTANPKINDPQFRFVGRWATSPFPRYVFADVWNIIQSKDRDQLTKMFRGKAVMFFSPVSTNPTLSTPWESAVPAEFLHVLLTNAVLTKGWVSTTPVWVAFLLTVCVGLFFAWFILREIPLIRLGMMGLPVILLAGLALLWGLHSGWVWPILSTSLALGMTVGGTLAWRLSRSRSIIQRRITQGRQQLQQLETELAERQQHVHELETCLHVAHDHVHRSATVIEGLETQQGGVSRQLECSQAEVEDTRRQIDRLQIELKDLRRQVPAMQHAGHQMSESRENQALLQECESLHILTRAPAVLRVFQDLKKASRTQGPILLLGETGTGKEVFARAAHALSPRRRGPFVSVNMAAIRAELFEGELFGHVKGAFTGAVGREGYIETANGGTLFLDEVGELPSDLQAKLLRFLEDGSFHRVGESRLTQVNVRIIAATNCNLQQDVEAGRYREDLYYRLRSIVLTLPPLRERGEEDYLLLAQSFLQYFSRQQDRMNVMFTQGALDSIMAYHWPGNIRELRQTVAQAVALANGSLITEADLHLSRPVLPSVKGEGHGRVELERLEDDMVLECLRRHGFDMQVTAKALGWDRSTVTQRLKGLGFQALVTYQGKIEAAAQALAGDETLAPMVARRLREYSKNLLPSSRHYTSAEEAVADCRKRFRNLPERHFPAVEQLVHQRFATPEQNSTPQN; encoded by the coding sequence ATGATTAGGACCTCAATGACGGATCGTTTCAAGACCATGACATTGGCCCTCGCCTTTTCACTGGCGAGCACGGTGTTGGCTTTTAGCGTCTCCTCACTTTTTCCCCAGGGAGAACGTTGGTTGACTGATTGGCAACTGGCCCACATGACCCCTGGACCTGTCGACCCTTCACTGGTCATGGTGACGGTCACAAAGAGCACCAGTCCCGCGTTATGTGGGGAAGGACGATGGGATCTTTCCGTGTTGGAATCCACACTGCTGTCCCTTCATGAGGCTGGCGCTGCGGTTATCGTTCCTTCAATTGATGTGTCCTCCCCGATAGCCTCGGAATGTGGGGGGTTGGCTGGACTGGTTCGACTGGCTGAAGTGACTAAACGAGTCGGGTCTGTGGTCTACCCGTATTCGGTTCCTCCCGCCTTGGCCGATGCGGCAACCGCACTGGGGACACTGGACGTGATACCTGATGCGGATGGGGTGTTTAGGGGTGTGAAGTCCCATGCCCTTTCTGCAGGTTCATCGCCACATCCTCCGATCGGTCTCGTAATGGCCTCGTTGTTATCAGGAACGGACACAGCTAATCCGAAGATCAACGACCCTCAATTCCGGTTTGTTGGACGTTGGGCCACTTCACCCTTTCCCAGGTATGTCTTTGCGGATGTGTGGAACATCATTCAGAGTAAAGATCGCGATCAATTAACCAAGATGTTTCGCGGAAAAGCGGTGATGTTTTTTTCTCCTGTGTCGACGAATCCAACTCTTTCAACCCCGTGGGAATCAGCGGTGCCGGCTGAATTTCTTCATGTCTTATTGACCAATGCGGTACTGACCAAGGGATGGGTCTCCACGACTCCTGTATGGGTCGCTTTCCTGCTGACAGTGTGCGTAGGACTGTTCTTCGCCTGGTTTATTCTTCGGGAAATTCCGCTGATCCGCCTTGGGATGATGGGCCTACCCGTTATTCTTCTTGCGGGGCTTGCTCTGCTGTGGGGACTTCATAGTGGTTGGGTGTGGCCGATCCTGAGTACAAGTTTGGCTTTAGGAATGACCGTAGGGGGAACGCTGGCTTGGCGGTTGTCCCGGTCCCGGTCGATTATCCAACGGCGGATCACTCAAGGGCGACAGCAGCTACAACAATTGGAAACAGAGCTGGCAGAGAGACAACAGCATGTCCATGAACTCGAGACTTGCTTGCATGTGGCACACGATCATGTACACCGGTCGGCAACGGTTATTGAAGGTTTAGAAACTCAGCAAGGGGGGGTGTCTCGTCAATTGGAGTGTTCCCAAGCCGAGGTAGAAGATACCCGACGACAGATTGACCGGTTGCAGATTGAATTGAAGGATCTTCGTCGGCAGGTGCCGGCCATGCAGCATGCAGGGCATCAGATGTCCGAATCCCGGGAGAATCAGGCATTACTGCAAGAATGTGAGTCGCTTCATATTCTGACCCGTGCCCCTGCGGTCCTTCGCGTATTTCAGGATTTAAAAAAAGCGTCTAGAACCCAGGGCCCCATTCTTCTATTGGGAGAAACGGGTACGGGCAAAGAGGTGTTTGCACGAGCGGCCCATGCATTGAGTCCCCGGCGTCGTGGGCCATTTGTGTCGGTAAATATGGCTGCGATCCGGGCGGAGTTATTTGAAGGAGAATTGTTCGGCCATGTGAAGGGAGCCTTTACCGGCGCGGTTGGTCGTGAGGGGTATATTGAAACGGCAAATGGTGGAACGCTCTTTTTGGATGAAGTCGGCGAACTCCCATCCGATTTGCAAGCAAAATTGCTGCGGTTTCTGGAGGACGGGTCATTTCACCGGGTTGGAGAAAGCCGGCTCACTCAGGTGAATGTGCGAATTATCGCGGCGACAAATTGCAATCTTCAACAGGATGTGGAGGCCGGCCGATACCGGGAAGATCTCTATTATCGACTGCGGAGTATTGTGTTGACTCTGCCTCCTCTTCGGGAACGAGGGGAGGAAGACTATCTTTTGTTGGCCCAATCCTTCCTACAGTATTTTTCCCGGCAACAGGATCGAATGAATGTGATGTTCACGCAAGGGGCACTGGATTCGATCATGGCCTATCACTGGCCAGGCAATATTCGAGAACTTCGACAAACCGTGGCCCAGGCCGTGGCGTTGGCCAACGGTTCCCTCATTACCGAAGCAGATTTGCATCTCAGTAGACCCGTCCTGCCGTCAGTGAAGGGTGAGGGACACGGTCGGGTGGAACTGGAACGATTGGAAGATGACATGGTGTTGGAATGCCTGCGACGTCATGGATTCGATATGCAGGTGACAGCTAAAGCTTTAGGGTGGGATCGCAGCACCGTCACCCAACGATTGAAAGGTCTTGGATTTCAGGCGTTGGTCACCTATCAGGGAAAGATTGAAGCGGCGGCGCAGGCGTTGGCCGGGGATGAAACCTTGGCCCCCATGGTCGCGAGGCGACTGCGCGAGTATTCAAAAAACCTGCTTCCTTCTTCCAGACACTATACGTCTGCTGAAGAAGCGGTGGCTGACTGCCGAAAACGGTTTCGAAATCTTCCGGAGCGACATTTTCCGGCAGTCGAGCAGTTAGTGCACCAACGCTTTGCTACGCCGGAACAAAATTCAACGCCGCAGAATTAA
- a CDS encoding HAD family hydrolase, protein MTRSTSSPAPLTHSQHWIGAFFDVDNTLIPGASIEIGFFRYLWQDGVVGWPEVWHSLEYAIRHMPPVSFNPLRRRKLYLMGHDVSLIEQMASEYVELYVVPRVSARALNRLSRHRDAGHVVAFVSGSPEFLVKPLAEALGVSLVFGARPESQEGLYTGKVFAPLPYGEGKGRYVERLAARFNLDLTRSYAYGDSPGDFHALQLVGHPFVVNPIRGMARIARERGWPITQWA, encoded by the coding sequence ATGACCCGCTCGACCTCTTCGCCCGCACCCCTGACTCATTCTCAACACTGGATCGGTGCCTTTTTCGATGTGGATAACACATTGATTCCCGGCGCCTCGATTGAAATCGGATTTTTCCGGTATCTCTGGCAAGACGGTGTCGTGGGTTGGCCGGAGGTATGGCACAGCCTGGAATATGCCATTCGTCACATGCCCCCCGTTTCGTTCAATCCTCTGCGACGGAGGAAGCTGTATCTGATGGGGCATGATGTCTCCCTCATTGAACAGATGGCCAGCGAGTACGTGGAGTTATATGTTGTTCCACGGGTCTCAGCGAGGGCTTTGAATCGATTATCCCGTCATCGGGATGCCGGACATGTCGTAGCCTTCGTCAGCGGATCACCTGAGTTTTTGGTGAAACCACTGGCCGAGGCACTTGGAGTCTCATTGGTATTTGGTGCGAGACCGGAATCCCAGGAAGGACTCTATACGGGCAAGGTGTTTGCCCCGTTGCCCTATGGTGAGGGAAAAGGGCGGTATGTGGAGCGCCTGGCCGCCCGCTTCAATCTGGACCTGACACGTAGCTATGCCTATGGCGATAGCCCTGGAGATTTCCACGCGCTCCAGCTGGTTGGCCATCCTTTTGTCGTAAATCCCATTCGCGGCATGGCGCGCATTGCCCGCGAGCGGGGTTGGCCGATTACACAATGGGCTTAG
- a CDS encoding HPF/RaiA family ribosome-associated protein produces the protein MTQDFVIRKTGRKVLDVSQLERTAKEGVSMDEQSLDVKIESRNVGMTPRWKAEIERRTEALQTDTIRIIHARVTLTKNAHHKKGADNAEALVVVTLPRRRTVTARKESKTFEEAIRSAFQAIEHELDKVEEKRLARNAKATAKRIEKAMALTAV, from the coding sequence TTGACTCAGGATTTCGTCATCCGAAAAACAGGCCGGAAGGTGTTGGATGTTTCACAGCTTGAACGAACAGCCAAAGAAGGAGTGTCTATGGATGAACAATCGCTGGATGTAAAAATTGAGAGCCGAAACGTTGGCATGACCCCTCGGTGGAAAGCCGAAATTGAGAGACGAACTGAGGCGTTGCAAACGGATACGATCCGCATCATTCATGCCCGTGTCACTCTTACGAAAAATGCCCATCATAAAAAAGGGGCTGATAACGCGGAGGCGCTGGTTGTCGTGACGCTTCCCCGGCGTCGAACGGTGACTGCCAGAAAAGAATCAAAAACCTTTGAAGAAGCCATTCGCTCAGCCTTTCAGGCCATAGAGCATGAACTCGATAAAGTTGAAGAAAAACGGTTAGCCCGCAATGCCAAGGCCACAGCCAAAAGGATCGAAAAAGCCATGGCGCTAACCGCCGTCTGA
- a CDS encoding type II toxin-antitoxin system VapC family toxin, producing MITAIDTNVLIDLFGADPIHGVHSKEAIRSCINQGSLVACEVVWAEVSAVFPSESDAQEVLQTLGVQFSPLGVEASFFAGRLWKDYRQKGGRRDRMVADFLIGAHALHQADALLTRDRGFYRSGMPRLKIIDPST from the coding sequence GTGATTACGGCCATTGATACGAACGTCCTGATTGATCTTTTTGGGGCCGATCCCATTCATGGGGTTCACTCAAAAGAGGCTATTCGTTCATGCATTAATCAAGGATCTTTAGTCGCTTGTGAGGTCGTGTGGGCCGAGGTTTCTGCTGTTTTTCCTTCTGAGAGCGATGCCCAGGAGGTTTTGCAAACTTTGGGAGTGCAATTTTCCCCCTTAGGGGTTGAGGCTTCATTTTTTGCCGGGCGATTGTGGAAGGATTATCGGCAAAAGGGTGGACGGCGAGATCGTATGGTGGCTGACTTTCTTATTGGGGCTCACGCTCTTCACCAGGCGGATGCGTTGTTGACTCGAGACCGAGGATTTTATCGATCCGGAATGCCCAGGCTGAAAATTATTGATCCCTCTACATAA